From Phragmites australis chromosome 5, lpPhrAust1.1, whole genome shotgun sequence, a single genomic window includes:
- the LOC133918177 gene encoding ferredoxin--NADP reductase, leaf isozyme 1, chloroplastic-like isoform X1 encodes MAAVTAAAVTLSSSSPAKAAAPSPSCSHFLAYPRNARAVRVRVQVSTTETAEAAPAPAKKEKISKKQDEGVATNTYRPKEPYVGRCLLNTRITGDDAPGETWHMVFTTEGTLPLLCNCKLPYREGQSIGVIADGVDKNGKPHKLRLYSIASSAIGDFGDSKTVSLCVKRLVYTNDQGEIVKGVCSNFLCDLKAGSEVKITGPVGKEMLMPKDPNATIIMLATGTGIAPFRSFLWKMFFEEHEDYKFNGLAWLFLGVPTSSTLLYKEELEKMKEIAPEKFRLDFAVSREQTNAAGEKMYIQTRMAEYKEELWELLKKDNTYVYMCGLKGMEKGIDDIMVDLAAKDGIDWFDYKKQLKKAEQWNVEVY; translated from the exons ATGGCCGCCGTGACCGCCGCGGCCGTGAcactgtcctcctcctcccctgccAAGGCTGCTGCACCGTCCCCGTCATGCAGCCACTTCCTGGCATACCCGCGCAACGCCCGGGCGGTGCGGGTGCGGGTGCAGGTGTCGACGACAGAGACGGCTGAGGCGGCTCCAGCGCCGGCGAAGAAGGAGAAGATCTCCAAGAAGCAGGACGAAGGGGTGGCGACCAACACGTACAGGCCCAAGGAGCCGTACGTCGGCCGGTGCCTGCTCAACACCAGGATCACCGGCGACGACGCGCCCGGGGAAACATGGCACATGGTCTTCACCACCGAAGGTACCCTGCCTCTACTCTGTAATT GCAAGCTCCCATACAGAGAAGGGCAGTCCATCGGCGTGATCGCTGACGGCGTCGACAAGAACGGCAAGCCACACAAGCTCAGGCTCTACTCCATCGCCAGCAGCGCCATTGGCGATTTCGGCGACTCCAAGACG GTGTCGCTTTGCGTCAAGAGGCTAGTTTACACCAATGATCAAGGGGAGATCGTCAAAGGAGTCTGCTCAAACTTCTTAT GTGACCTGAAGGcaggctctgaagtgaagatcaCAGGGCCAGTTGGTAAGGAGATGCTCATGCCCAAGGACCCCAATGCAACTATCATTATG CTCGCGACGGGTACCGGAATTGCTCCCTTCCGCTCCTTCTTGTGGAAGATGTTCTTCGAGGAGCACGAGGACTACAAG TTCAACGGTCTGGCATGGCTCTTCTTGGGAGTTCCTACAAGCAGCACTCTGCTGTACAAGGAG GAGCTGGAGAAGATGAAGGAGATTGCGCCGGAGAAGTTCCGGCTGGACTTCGCGGTGAGCCGGGAGCAGACGAACGCGGCCGGGGAGAAGATGTACATCCAGACGCGAATGGCGGAGTACAAGGAGGAGCTGTGGGAGCTGCTCAAGAAGGACAACACCTACGTCTACATGTGCGGGCTCAAGGGCATGGAGAAGGGCATCGACGACATCATGGTCGACCTCGCAGCTAAAGACG GGATTGACTGGTTTGATTACAAGAAGCAGCTGAAGAAGGCCGAGCAATGGAACGTCGAAGTCTACTGA
- the LOC133918177 gene encoding ferredoxin--NADP reductase, leaf isozyme 1, chloroplastic-like isoform X2 — MAAVTAAAVTLSSSSPAKAAAPSPSCSHFLAYPRNARAVRVRVQVSTTETAEAAPAPAKKEKISKKQDEGVATNTYRPKEPYVGRCLLNTRITGDDAPGETWHMVFTTEGKLPYREGQSIGVIADGVDKNGKPHKLRLYSIASSAIGDFGDSKTVSLCVKRLVYTNDQGEIVKGVCSNFLCDLKAGSEVKITGPVGKEMLMPKDPNATIIMLATGTGIAPFRSFLWKMFFEEHEDYKFNGLAWLFLGVPTSSTLLYKEELEKMKEIAPEKFRLDFAVSREQTNAAGEKMYIQTRMAEYKEELWELLKKDNTYVYMCGLKGMEKGIDDIMVDLAAKDGIDWFDYKKQLKKAEQWNVEVY, encoded by the exons ATGGCCGCCGTGACCGCCGCGGCCGTGAcactgtcctcctcctcccctgccAAGGCTGCTGCACCGTCCCCGTCATGCAGCCACTTCCTGGCATACCCGCGCAACGCCCGGGCGGTGCGGGTGCGGGTGCAGGTGTCGACGACAGAGACGGCTGAGGCGGCTCCAGCGCCGGCGAAGAAGGAGAAGATCTCCAAGAAGCAGGACGAAGGGGTGGCGACCAACACGTACAGGCCCAAGGAGCCGTACGTCGGCCGGTGCCTGCTCAACACCAGGATCACCGGCGACGACGCGCCCGGGGAAACATGGCACATGGTCTTCACCACCGAAG GCAAGCTCCCATACAGAGAAGGGCAGTCCATCGGCGTGATCGCTGACGGCGTCGACAAGAACGGCAAGCCACACAAGCTCAGGCTCTACTCCATCGCCAGCAGCGCCATTGGCGATTTCGGCGACTCCAAGACG GTGTCGCTTTGCGTCAAGAGGCTAGTTTACACCAATGATCAAGGGGAGATCGTCAAAGGAGTCTGCTCAAACTTCTTAT GTGACCTGAAGGcaggctctgaagtgaagatcaCAGGGCCAGTTGGTAAGGAGATGCTCATGCCCAAGGACCCCAATGCAACTATCATTATG CTCGCGACGGGTACCGGAATTGCTCCCTTCCGCTCCTTCTTGTGGAAGATGTTCTTCGAGGAGCACGAGGACTACAAG TTCAACGGTCTGGCATGGCTCTTCTTGGGAGTTCCTACAAGCAGCACTCTGCTGTACAAGGAG GAGCTGGAGAAGATGAAGGAGATTGCGCCGGAGAAGTTCCGGCTGGACTTCGCGGTGAGCCGGGAGCAGACGAACGCGGCCGGGGAGAAGATGTACATCCAGACGCGAATGGCGGAGTACAAGGAGGAGCTGTGGGAGCTGCTCAAGAAGGACAACACCTACGTCTACATGTGCGGGCTCAAGGGCATGGAGAAGGGCATCGACGACATCATGGTCGACCTCGCAGCTAAAGACG GGATTGACTGGTTTGATTACAAGAAGCAGCTGAAGAAGGCCGAGCAATGGAACGTCGAAGTCTACTGA